Proteins from a genomic interval of Crassostrea angulata isolate pt1a10 chromosome 7, ASM2561291v2, whole genome shotgun sequence:
- the LOC128156930 gene encoding uncharacterized protein LOC128156930, producing the protein MIVVTTSGYIVSVLGPYLADSKNSDAKILTHMIETNVEEIKDWIQEDDIFIVDRGFRDAEALLSDIGIHIEMPSFLTRGAKQHSTEESNATRLVTKLRWVVESVNGRLKTWNYLDRTIPNSQIPHIGDYVRIISAICNKFRPDVSVAVESDLSTAAKMRFLSKEANVLKEYVERNGLDKREIRWQKIDASDASIAFPQLSEEEIRELTMGVYQIKLAKSYA; encoded by the exons ATGATAGTGGTCACAACTTCGGGGTACATTGTTTCCGTACTGGGTCCATACCTGGCTGACTCTAAGAATTCGGATGCAAAGATTTTGACGCATATGATAGAAACGAACGTAGAAGAAATTAAGGACTGGATACAGGAAGACGACATATTCATAGTCGATAGAGGGTTTAGGGATGCAGAAGCTCTACTGAGTGACATTGGAATCCACATTGAAATGCCTTCCTTCTTAACACGTGGAGCAAAACAACACTCAACAGAAGAGTCTAATGCAACACGTCTAGTTACAAAA CTGCGATGGGTTGTGGAAAGTGTGAATGGTAGGCTCAAGACCTGGAACTACTTAGATAGGACAATTCCTAATAGTCAGATTCCACACATTGGAGACTATGTTCGCATCATAAGCGCCATATGTAATAAATTCAGGCCTGATGTTAGTGTAGCAGTTGAGAGCGACCTATCCACTGCTGCAAAGATGCGTTTTCTTTCAAAGGAAGCAAATGTACTTAAAGAATATGTAGAAAGAAACG gtCTGGACAAACGGGAAATACGATGGCAGAAGATCGACGCCAGCGATGCAAGTATTGCATTTCCTCAACTTTCAGAAGAAGAAATACGAGAGTTAACGATGGGGGTATACCAGATAAAGCTAGCTAAGTCTTATGCCTAA